The nucleotide window CCGACGAAAAAAGCCTGCGACTGTTAGCTCTGGCAGACCGAGTGGCGCGTACCGACGCCAACGTGATGATCCTCGGCCCAAGTGGCTCAGGTAAAGAAGTCATGTCGCGCTACATCCATAATGCCTCAAGCCGTAAGGATGGTCCTTTTGTTGCCATCAACTGCGCTGCCATTCCAGATAACATGCTTGAAGCCACGCTATTTGGCTACGAAAAAGGCGCTTTTACTGGGGCTGTTCAAGCGTGTCCGGGTAAATTCGAACAAGCGCAAGGCGGGACGATTTTGTTGGATGAAATCAGCGAAATGGACCTGAACCTTCAGGCCAAATTGCTGCGTGTGCTGCAAGAGCGTGAAGTCGAGCGTTTAGGCAGCCGCAAAAGCATCAAGCTGGATGTTCGTGTTTTGGCGACCAGTAACCGCGATCTCAAACAATATGTGTCGGAAGGTAACTTCCGTGAAGATTTATATTACCGCCTTAACGTTTTCCCAATTGCATGGCCGGCGCTGTGTGAGCGTAAAGGGGATATTGAGCCACTAGCCAAACATCTTGCGGAGCGCCATTGCGGAAAGATGGGGATGCCAGTTCCGAAGCTTTCGGCGTCTGCGGTCGATAAACTGCTTAATTATCCTTGGCCGGGTAACGTTCGCGAGTTAGATAACGTCGTTCAGCGCGCTCTGATTCTGAGTGAAAATGGCGACATTGATGGTGAACATATTTTGCTCGAAGGAGTCGATTGGCAAGATGCGAATAGCTTGCAGCGTGTGGTGCAAAATGCACAAACCTTGGTGCCGGACGTGAAGCCTGTTGCTCAGGCTGAGAGCATAAGCCGCATTGCGTCTGGCGGTGAAGGTTT belongs to Vibrio sp. STUT-A11 and includes:
- a CDS encoding sigma-54 dependent transcriptional regulator; protein product: MAQSKVLIVEDDEGLREALVDTLALAGYEWLEAGCAEEALVKLKSNTVDIVVSDVQMAGMGGLALLKNIKQNWPNLPVLLMTAYANIEDAVSAMKDGAIDYMAKPFAPEVLLNMVSRYAPIKSDDSGDAVVADEKSLRLLALADRVARTDANVMILGPSGSGKEVMSRYIHNASSRKDGPFVAINCAAIPDNMLEATLFGYEKGAFTGAVQACPGKFEQAQGGTILLDEISEMDLNLQAKLLRVLQEREVERLGSRKSIKLDVRVLATSNRDLKQYVSEGNFREDLYYRLNVFPIAWPALCERKGDIEPLAKHLAERHCGKMGMPVPKLSASAVDKLLNYPWPGNVRELDNVVQRALILSENGDIDGEHILLEGVDWQDANSLQRVVQNAQTLVPDVKPVAQAESISRIASGGEGLGSELRDQEYAIILDTLVECNGRRKDMADKLGISPRTLRYKLAKMRDAGIDIPN